The Pasteuria penetrans genome segment GTGGATGAGGAGGCCGTGCGGGACGAACCGGTTGTGCAGATCACCTTTGAGGATGGTTTGCAGGTTCCCTACTTGCGAAACGAGTTGAACCAGTTGACTCTGGCTTACGCCTGCTCTGTACATAAAGCGCAGGGTTCGGAATTCTCAGTAGTCATTCTTCCTGTGCTGGCGTTTCATGGTTGTATGTTGCAACGCAATCTTCTGTACACGGGGATTACAAGAAGTAAGAATACATTAGTAATATGCGGAGAATTGTCTGCCTTTAGGACAGGAATAAATCGGCAAGAAAATGTAATTCGTTATGATCGATTAGCGCAGCAGATCATAGCATCCATGTGGTAAGAGGTTTTTTGTATGTGCAATCCGTGCTTCCCCATACTAGTGGTGACGGGGAGGTGGATATTTCGATGCGTGTACCCGGGATCTCATAATCGGCAGGCCTGGGGGTTCAATGGACAACTGGGTCGGGGTAAGAACGGATACCCCTGCGCCGTTTCAGGCTCCACTTCCAATGGTGCACGCTGGAGGAAGGGAAGGAATGTGTTGCGTTGTCCTAATTGTAATTCACACGATCTTGGCAAGGTAGGAACCAATCAGTTGTACTGTTGGCACTGCTTTATCGAAATGACTACTGAAAATGATCGAATTTCCTCTGTTTATCAAGTGGAAGAAGACGGTAGTCTTAGTTTGCTCAATGACCTATTCCCAGAGAGTGCGGTGGGAGGCGATTCTACCCATTTGTGATGGGTTAGGGTGGATGAATTTCATTCCTTTGGATCCCGTGTTGTTGTCCCTTGTATTGCAAAAATTATGTGCCCTGGATCTTTGTAAACAGTATCCTTCCAGACCACCCGAACCCTCAAGGGGATGGAAAAATGAAGATCACGACAAACAACATGTTGAGTGGTATAGCCAACGGCAATGCACTGGGCAACGTGGGGAAATTAAACTTGTTCACCTGGGTTCTGGGCGGGTTGGCTTCCGTTGCGGCTGTTCGTATGCTCTGGTCGCGATGTGGTAAGAGTAACAAGGGTAAAGGTTGCGATTTCAAACCAAAACACGGTCCAAAACACGGTCCAAAACCGAAACATTCCCAGCAGAGTGGTGGGAAACCCATCATGTTGGTGCTGTTCTATGGAAATGACAGTAGATGAACGTTCTGGGCCCATTCGAATCACCAGGGGGATGAGGAAAATGAACAACATGACCAACAGTGTGACGAGCGGGAGAACGAATGGGATCACAAACCATAGTGCAATGGGGGGTTGGACAAGAAAAAATATGCTCACCTGGGTTTTAGGTGGGCTGGTTTCCATTATAGCTTCCCGTATGATTTGGTCGCGGTGTAAAGGTGGGAGTTATGATCTCGGATCTAAACAGTGGTGGATTAATTTTGCCAGGGCATGCTGTAATAGAGGATCCAGGGGTTGTGGTTTTACCAAAAACCTTTGCCGTTTCATACGATAGATGCCGTTTCATACGATAAAAAAATTATAAATATTGAAGACGATTGAGAAGATCAATGAGGGTTGGAAGGCAAAAACTTGGGATACCTAAAAGGCAGCGGTTCTTCCCCGCTGCCTTTTACCATTTTTATCATTCTCCTATCTAAGATGCAGCCGTTCCTATTCTAGTGGTGTCGGATGTTGGATCCGTTGATCCTGATTCTGATCCTTATCGCTAAGGAAATTCATTTTGGTTCCGAACGGGGGTCCTTGGTAGGTAACCCACCAAGATTTTCAGAACCTCTTATAATTTTGTTTATTATAAAAATTTAATATGAGTAGCCGCAAAACAGACGCAACACTCGATTGATTGCAATTTTATAGTATACATTTTAATTATATATAAAATAATTATTTTTAACAGATACTAGGACCATGATAGCATTAGATTTACCTGCAGAGAACCCGTGAGGAAATTACTTTTCTGCCATTTAGGGACAATTACCCGGGTACGCAGGTTTTTCAAATCCCATATCTGAAGATCATTTTGTATTATTTTCTCATCTGTCCATCTCGTGAAGGTGGTAGTTATCCATATACCCCTCACTCCCATCCCAAGGCAAGCTTCCTGCTGCAATGGATTCATGTTTCCGAATATTGGAATCCCCTTTTCTGCAACTATCCCCCCTATTCCCCGTACCAGGGTGTACGAGCATAAAAACCATTCCCCCCTCGTACCCTAAGTACAAATCTTCGTGCGTCAACCCGGGGAAGGCCGAATGGTGAAGAAAGGGTGATAACGGTGCAGTGGCTCCATTCGAAAATGTTTCGCCTCTCTGCAGGGGCCCTTTTATTCTCCCTACTCATCATTTGTTGGTCCCAACTGACCCCTTATCTCTATGGTATTTGGTCGATCAGTCGAACCGTGCTAAAACCCTTTCTCCTTGCAGCCCTCGTTGCTTATTTTTTGCATCCGGCTATCGCGTGGTTTCGTGGGTGGGGCATACCCCACACAATGGCCATTCTAACTGTGTATGCATGCCTGATTTGCTTTCTTGTTGTGCTTTTTATGCTCACGTTACCTACACTGGAATTCCAACTTGAGGAACTTCTGCGACAATTCCCCAATTGGAATCTCCGTTTACAGGATTTTTTACAATCCTTTCAAAACCATGGCAAAAAAATCCTTCCCCGTGTGGTTTGGGATGGCATCAATAATTTCAATGGTCACATGCAGACATCCCTCACCCGCTGGGTAGAGGGTATGATCAATCGCATAACCGATGTAGTGGATAAGTTGTTCATGGTCCTCATTATCCCTTTTCTTTCCTTCTACATGCTCAAAGATGCTCGTTTGATCCAGCGGTATTTTTTACGTGCCCTGCCTGTAGATTGGCGTAGGACGGGCCTACAGATTCTCCGAGACCTTGATTGTGTGCTAGGTCAGTACATACGGGGCCAGTTTCTCATTTGTATGCTCGTTTTCATTGCCACCTATCTTGGTTACGTTCTGATCGGTCTTCCCTACCCACTCCTGCTTTCCGCCCTTGTAGGCATTACGAATGTCATTCCCTACTTTGGGCCCTTCATTGGGGCATTACCTGCCCTCATTGTTTCCCTGTTGCTGGCTCCTCAATTGTTGGTTCCCGTTTGCATCGTTAATTTGTTGATCCAGGTTGTGGAAGGTAATCTCCTATCGCCCCATATCATAGGACGAACCCTAGATTTGCACCCCCTCACAGTCATTTTCGTTCTCCTCTTAGGCGGGGAGATCGCGGGGATTATGGGTTTGCTCCTAGCTATCCCCTTTACCGCCATGAGTAAAGTGATCGTAGGCCATTTGATCCACCATCGCGCCCGCAATAGGCGTGTGCCTACCTCACCCCCTTTTGAGGCATAATAGATTCCGAGGGCTGATGTCTTATTATTGCATTGATGGAAAGATCCGGCTTATAATGAATGCCTAGGATGGACTTGGTCTGTGTTTATAGTAGGGGTGGGTGGATTAGGATGGGCACTCCGCGTTGTTTTTTGTGGGTTCCCCTATGTTGGTTTGAGGGAGCTCCTTTTCCGTGTGTTTTCTCTGTGGCAGTCACTGAAGAGTGCCGGTAGGGGAATCAAGAGATGGGGGGGTCGGGTTTTGCAAACGGATGTTCTTTGTCGACGTTTTCTAAGGTTTTTCTCAGAGCGTGATCATCGAATACACCCCAGCGCATCCCTTGTACCGAAGGATGATGCCAGTTTACTCTGGATCAACAGTGGCGTGGCCGCCTTGAAGCCTTACTTTGATGGGAGGGAAACGCCTCCCCATCCACGTATAGTCGGTGTGCAGAAGTCCCTCCGTACCAATGATATTGAAAATGTGGGTTTTACTGCTCGACATCATACTTTTTTTGAAATGATGGGCAATTTTTCCATTGGGGATTACTTCAAAAAGGAAGCAATCGAGTGGGCTTGGGATTTTCTCACATCAACGCAGCATGGATTGGATTTACCAAAGGAAAGACTCCATGTAACTGTTCATCCAGAGGATCACGAGGCTTATGAATTTTGGAAAGGGGTAGGTGTGGCCAGTAAGAGGATTTATCGCGTTAAGGAAAATTTTTGGGATTTAGGCGTGGGTCCAAGTGGTCCTAATACAGAAATTTTCTATGACCGTGGTCCTGAATGGGGGGATCAAGAGGGGCCAGATACGGATGGCGATCGTTTTCTTGAAGTATGGAATTTGGTGTTTTCCCAATATAATCACCTTCAGGATGGTAGTTACATACCATTGCCTCGTAAGAATATTGATACGGGAATGGGATTGGAGCGTATGGCTGCCATAGTACAGGGGGTGAAAACAACGTACGAAACGGACCGTTTTACCCCCATCATAACGGCCATGGCTACAATCGCACGGGTGCGGTACGGTGAGGAGGAATCTGTGAACCGTTCGATTCG includes the following:
- a CDS encoding AI-2E family transporter gives rise to the protein MQWLHSKMFRLSAGALLFSLLIICWSQLTPYLYGIWSISRTVLKPFLLAALVAYFLHPAIAWFRGWGIPHTMAILTVYACLICFLVVLFMLTLPTLEFQLEELLRQFPNWNLRLQDFLQSFQNHGKKILPRVVWDGINNFNGHMQTSLTRWVEGMINRITDVVDKLFMVLIIPFLSFYMLKDARLIQRYFLRALPVDWRRTGLQILRDLDCVLGQYIRGQFLICMLVFIATYLGYVLIGLPYPLLLSALVGITNVIPYFGPFIGALPALIVSLLLAPQLLVPVCIVNLLIQVVEGNLLSPHIIGRTLDLHPLTVIFVLLLGGEIAGIMGLLLAIPFTAMSKVIVGHLIHHRARNRRVPTSPPFEA